The Bacteroidales bacterium genome segment GGATAGAGCGTCCCCGTATAAGAAACCTGCCCGGACGTAGTACTCCTGATGGTGGCGTCAGCGCGGCCGTCGTCGGTCACCACGCAGTGAATATCGTATGTCCCCAGATTGGTGAAGACGATGATCAGCACGTTATAGGCAACGTATTTCTTTTTTTCGACCCGTGTTACCTCGTATTTGGACACACTTCCTGAGATGGTGACCCCGCCCACTCCGTTCCAGCCGGCCCCGGTGGCCGAACCCAACTGCATGGTTGCATTTGCTGAATCGATGATGATGAAATTAATGGAGGGATTGACCGGGATGGGAACGCCGCTTTTCCCGGAAATATAGTCCGCTTCCAGGACGAATCTTTGGTTTTCGATCATGGTTCGTGTGACCTGCTTCATCCACTCTTCCTGCTTACGCCTGGCTTCCTTTTTACTTTCTTTGGAGGTAA includes the following:
- a CDS encoding DUF4251 domain-containing protein, with protein sequence MNRFLIIALSMLLACQGFGQADQISGQDSSKITSKESKKEARRKQEEWMKQVTRTMIENQRFVLEADYISGKSGVPIPVNPSINFIIIDSANATMQLGSATGAGWNGVGGVTISGSVSKYEVTRVEKKKYVAYNVLIIVFTNLGTYDIHCVVTDDGRADATIRSTTSGQVSYTGTLYPPEISRIYKGYERY